The following nucleotide sequence is from Ochotona princeps isolate mOchPri1 chromosome 24, mOchPri1.hap1, whole genome shotgun sequence.
GCAGGCCAAGCTCCAAGGGCCCAGGGCAAGAGGAACTGGGAGAAGCCCAGGTCAGCGCCCATGTCGACGCCCCGCCTCAGCTCATGGGGGCCTCTTGTCCTCCCACAGTGACCCAGACGACAGACCCTTCCCGGCAGCTGGAGGGAGGGAACCTCGCCCTGGCCATCCTGCTGCCCCTCGGCTTGGTCATTGTCCTCGGCAGTGGTGTTTATGTCTACTACACCAAGTAAGTGTTTCATGTGAGCACCTGCTGGCCAGGCACCTGGCTCACGCCTGCCTGGGTCGGGGACAGCTCGGCctcacctgctaatgtgcccctcTTGCTCCTCCCTCTCTCAGGTTGCAGGGAAAATCCCTCTTCGGCTTCTCGGGTTCCCATTCCTACAGCCCCATTACCGTGGAGTCAGACTTCAGCAACCCGCTGTATGAAGCTGGGGTGAGTGCCCCTGGCCCCACCCCATCTCCCCCTCCCGGCTCCCCCTCAGCTTCTCTCAAGGTCCCTGTAATCACCATTGTCATGGGAATTTCAAATGTGGCTGTTAACAGAGGCAGCCACATGGACTACAACAGGGAGTGGTGAGGATTGCGGCTAATGAGAGCTCTAGAGTAGCAGGAGTAGGGGTGATGGGGGAGGGACCGTGAACAGGATGTGGTTCTAACCACAATGGGAACTTAGACCAAACTTATCAGATCTTGCAGTCTTTGGAGACAATGTAGGAGCTTCGGTGTTGAAGTCATTCTCTTGACACTGCAGGAGGATTGAACTCATTGGCTAGATTCAGCCCTATCATGTGCCCCCCCTCCAAATCCCAGGGATCGAGGTCACATGGCAAACCTAGGCTCCTTTCTCCCCCTCGTGGACAGCGcctgccattgctgctgcttgctgTCCCTCTGATCTGTCCCATTCCAACAGCTGGTCCTTTCCTCATGTCCGCAGGATACACGGGAGTACGAGGTCTCCATCTGAACCAGGACTGAGGCTGCAGGACCTGGaacgccccctcccctcctttaTTGGGGCGGTGGGGGGGGAGGGTCCGCCCTCCTACCTGCTGTGTACATAGTCTGCCCATCCCGCCAGGGGGCTTTTCTGGCCCTGGAGACCCCACAGTTGACAAACCAGCAGCCTGCCGCCCAGAGCCGCCTCTTGTCAGTTGCCAAACAGGGGGGCCTGCCCCCTACACCCTACTGGCTTTTGGATCCCAGGAGGGGAACTCAGCCCCCCTCCCCTGCAGCtcttggggtccctgcacccctccAGGACTGCCCATGACAGCCCTACAGTCTCCTTGGTCCTGCAGgcccctcctctccccagctgTCCTGGCCCCATCCGGATGCCTGGAAGATGAGAGAGGGAGGGCAGGCAGAGCCAAGGCCCTGCCCCCTTCCTGCTGTTTCCTCAACCCCCCATTTTCTCCATCTTTGCTTCTGGATTTTTGGttttcagcaataaaaagaaagtcATCACTTGTAACTGGGCTGCTGGGGTGTGGGAGGCGCTGGGATAGGAGAAGGGGCCAGTAAGACAGATGCAGTTAGAGCAGGAGGCCATGCCCTGGGTTCTAGGCTCAGCCCTGGTGGACGGCTGGCTGGAACCAGGGGCCTTGACCTTGCTGGGCTGTCTCTTCTGGCTCCTAACAGTGGGTGGCAGCTAATCCCCCACCAGCACTGTTTGGCAAGAGTTGCATCATGACCAGTTGACTTAAAAGTTGACTTTTGACAACTTTTGTTACCTATTCAAGTGTATCacctttttaagattattttacttgaaaggcagagttacagagggagaaagagagagagagagagatcttccatctgctagttcactccccaaatggctgaaatggctggagccaggcctgccttaatccaggagcccagagcttcttctagatctcccatgtggatgcagggacccaagcactcagaccatcttccagtgctttcccagggagagcggtcagaaatggagcagccaggactcgaactggcagccatgtgggatgcaaCCAGTCACAGTGCCACAGTCAGCAGCTTTGCCAGCAGCCTCAGGTGCACCATTCCTTTACACCCCCAATCTTGGGGGGGGGGTGCGTTTTGAAGCTACCTGTTGTCACGTGGCTCCCAGGTGTGAGTTCAATGTGTGTCCTTTTCTGCTCTTGGTACTTTTCAGCATTATAAGGAATTTATATTGTTTTCTTGAGTCCTTTTCTAAATTAAGTGAATTTTACCTAATTAAAATTTTACGTCTAAATATGAATCAGTGGTTTTAGGACACCCAGAAGGACACTAAAATACTCAAAAGGAACGAATTGTAGAACATGAGGCTAGCTGACCTTGACAGTAACTGGAAGTTCTGAGTCAAGCAGTGCACTGAGCACTCTGCCCATACTGTTTCTGAACCCTCCCAAGGCCCCGGGGGACAATCTATGATTCCCACTTTCCTGACAGCACCTACCTTCACAgtggctcagctcccgccctacagccctttggggagtaaagcagtggatggaagaactcgcTTTCTCCGTCTTGCCAGGTATTTATGACactgtctttcaagtgaaaataaatcttaaaaaaaaaaaagcaaaggcatGTGTGTGGGGGATGTGATGCGTCCCTTCAGGCCCTATTTAACTCTGGATCTTCGGTCCCTACGGTGGTGGCAGAGAAGGCTCCTACCAGGCAAAAGTGAGCCCCTGGTGGGTGGCCTAGGCCAGACCTTGGAGACAGCATGCCCTTGCTCTGCAATCCAACCCCCTCTGGGGCTTtgtgtcctccctccccccccccccatacagAGTGGCGCTGGTGCACTCTGGAAccacaggaagggaggggcagtcTCTTTATTAAAAGCCTCCTCTTTCTGGCAGGGTCCTGGCTGGCTGAGGGTGGCGAGGTGGGTGACAAGCTGTGTGATGATTCCAGAACAGTCGGCCAGGCTTCAGGAGGGCTGTTCACCATCAGGGGTCCCTCTCAAACCAAGAGTTGCAAAGGGGAACTTGCAGGGTCTGGGGGGGGCAGAGCAGGGGATGGGATGGGAGGGTAGCAGCGTGGGATTCATCTTGTGGCTGCCAAGCTGGTAGGAAGAGCTCCCTGGAAGAGAGTAAGTCCTCCGTCCACCATCAACCTGTCCCTCACCCACCCTGATGCAGCCACTCGCCCCTCAGGGCCAGCAGCTATCCACCCCCTGCCTGTCCACTCATCTGCCCATCTACTCGGCACCTACTCTTCCATTGTATCCCCCGTCCACACTGAGCCCTTTCCAAGAGCCTGGACTCTTTATCTTGCACCCCACTGAAGTGCTGGCCCCAGAGCACATAGTTGGTGCTCAATAAGTGTGCAGGGAATTCTACTCAAGCTCTTACCAACCACCCCACTCACCCCTCACCATTCCCCAGTTCGACATTCCTGGCTAGCTGTGGTGCTTTGCAAGACCCAGGGGTGCTTCCCGAGACCCAAGGGTGCAGAGGGCAAGGTTCCTTGGAATGACACACCCAGGCTGTCACagtttcttctctgtcttctctgtgagccctcaccaccaccacacacggCTCCAGGGCTCCTGCTTCATGGCCTCCTCCCCTCACTCCACACGCTCCCTCTCGGACGGTGCTGCCCTccagctgccccctccctcctgctgaCTTCCAGGCCGAACTTGACCCTCAGCCCTTGTTTCCATCAAGTTTCCAGGACAGCCTCAAAGTCAGTACTCCCCAAAGTGGCGGACATGACTTGTGCGtgctccaggaaggaaggggaggctgGCCTGGGCAGCACAGAGAACAGGGGAAGGGTCATGGGCCTAGGGTCAGAGAGGGGGGCAGGCATAGAGAAATCACACTTAGGGCTGTACAGCGCCTCAACCCTTGCCGTGACTCTGAAATGCAAAGCAATGGAAGAGCTTGGGACACTAACATCACAGGATCACAATGAGGTTACCTAGGTCAGAAACCTAGCAGTTGCCTGCTTCCGTCCCTGTGGCCGCTGCTATTTCTGATTAATAACCAAACTCGTTCATTCTCCTGTCTTTACCCTCTCACCTACACATGCCTCCCTTCCCCAGTCTCTACTGTTGCTACAGCAAGTCAGGCCCTTACCACCTCTAGCTTGGCCTCTGCAGAATAATTCCGAACTGGCCCTCCTGCCCCCGGCGCCACGCTGCCTGCCGACCATGACAAGGACTGACCTCAAACTCCAAcctggggctagcactgtggcacagcgggcCAAACTGCCACATGGTATGCTGgtatcccacactggagcactgACTGCAGAGTCCCAGATACTTtgtttcccagcagctcctcGGGAACACACCACCAAGGCTGGGGCCTGGGCCTTTGCTCATGCAATTCCCACCAACCCTGGAAAATTCCCTATGGGGAAGCCACCTCTAGGAAGCTTTCCTGGTTTCTCCAATGGACGCTGGGATAAGCACTCTTGCTCCCAGATCTATTACAAGCATTTATCCATGGGGTGCTGTCTGTCCCTGGCTATCCACTTGTCTCTCCACACAAAACCATGTATTCCTCAGGGAACAGAAACTGTATCATGTGTTCCTGTGCTCCAAGCTCTCTGGGACAGACACTGGCATGGAGCATGCGCTAACCTGCTAACCTGCTTAGGCCCAGCCAGGCTCATGCTgacagccctgcccccacccctaccTTAGCACGAGGGGATGGCAGCAGGTGCACCTTGGTGCGGGTCCGGTTCCTGTCAGATCTAAGagcagaggagaagagagagagagctgacaGGAACGGAGAGGAGGCCTGAGGGTGGCAGAGCTGCCAGACCCTGGCTCTGTCCCCTCATCCCTCCGCCCCACAGCAGCCTCACTCACCGGGTGTCTGTACCTCTGGTCTTTGTGCAGAACACTGCAAGGGGAGGCCCAGTCAGAGGATGGCCATTCCCAGGGccaaagagagggggaggggattgGCTAGAGAGAGGGAACTGAGGGGTGTGCTAGCTGGGCTCCAGGGCTGACTATGAGGTGAGAAAAATGGGCACAGAATACTAGAACAGGGGGCAGCGTCTGGCACGGCACATAAGATGCCACTGGGGAGGCCTGCACCTCATATCAGaaggcctgggttcgagtcccagctctgcttcccatcccagcttcctgctaaggcaccctCTGGGAGGCAAGAGGAGAAGGTTCCAGTActtggagtccctgccaccctgccgCCCCAGGGGTGGAGGTGGTACACCCAGACTGAGTGCCTTGGCTtcttgcctggcccagacctgcctgctgtgggcatctggggacgtGGAccaagcagatgggagagctctgtctctctacccTAACAAGCACATAAACACTAAAACTCCAAAGCGCATCGCAGAGAGCTCCGCTCTGAGGGGGAAGGGGTCCGCGGGCAGACGAGGCACGGCCTTTCCGAGTTAGGGGGGTCACCATGCTGTGAGATCTGCGTCCCCTGGTCTTTCGTTTGCTTTTCCTTGGGGGGCCCTGGGGTCACGTGGCAGCAAGCTATAAACAAGGCCTCATCCGTGAGCTCTGTGCTGATCCGGCTCAGGAACTCCTCAGAGTGAGGTAATGaaaacttctggaaaaaaaagaattccaaggGCTCAACACGGAGGCCTGCGTGGAGTGCAGGGGCTCACGGGCTGGACTGGGGACTACGGGAGGGCGAGGCTGGCCCTGGGTGGAGAGGCCTcacaggctggtgctgtgggctgcAGATCTGGGCCCACCGGCTTCGGGATGACACAGGAGGCTGGGGGCTCAGGGCTCTGACCTGCCCCTCatccccacacacacatcccagcccCTTAGCTCACCGGTCCCTCACTCGGGGAGACTGCAGCTTGACACAGCCGGCTGTCCTTGGCCTCCTCATGCTTGGCAGGAGTGGAGGCCATTCCCTGAGAAAGCAAAGGCCTGGGTTGGGCTGAGAAAGAGCTCCACCAGCTTCTCGCCCACCCAACCCTATCCCATCACCATCCCCCAAGTCCAGAGTTAAAGGGGGCTTTTCCAAAAAACACTGCATGGTATCATGTCtctgaaaaaagaggaaaaaaatggtaTAGCTTTCTATGTTTTGGGGGGGTTGGGAGCCAGTTCTGAAGGGGTCCCCACAGCAACTCCCCCTCCCCATTTTGCTCCTCTTGGCCCTTCTTCCCTCCCAAGGTCCTTCCCCAGGCCAGGCAGCTGTGCCTTGTCACCCCGGACCTGGTAGATGGGTTGAAATCTTGGGGGTATTCGGCCAGGGGAGGAGGCGGGGAGAAGGGAAGATCCAAGGGGACCCCGTGAAGGTCGcggggaggggcagaggaggaggaaccAGGGAAGAAGGCTGGAGAGAGGGGAGCCCGGGAGGCGCTGCTACCCGTTGCTATAAAAACCTCAGTGCGGGCAGGGGTTCCGCAGCCTGGTTGCTAGGAGATGAGGGTTCTAGAACCGAGGCCGAGAGAATGTCCCGAGCACGCCGCGTTCGCCCTCCACACCCCTCAGGTCCCTCCTGGGGGCGGAGGCctcagggcctggggctgggggagtttGGGAGAGACGAAGCAGGGCGGAGCCTGGCACCTAAGCCTCCCACCGCTAGGATGTCCCAAGAAGTCCACCTGCTCCCGGGCCGCTCTAGCCGCCACTCGGCAGCCCAGAGCCTGCGGGAGCGGAGGGGGCCGGCGAGCTCGGGGGCGGGGACCAAAATGCGGACTATACTAAGTGCCCGGACCCCTCGGGGATGCGAAGACCCGGAGGGGCGGGGTCTCACcgcctcctctctgcctccaggAGGTCATCCCCTCCGCCAGAGCAGACATTTTCATTTAGGTCTCCTTCTTCCGTTTTCAGCTTCTTGATTTGGTTTGCGCCGAGGGTCTTttgttccttctctccttctcccccccGCTTGCGCTTTGGTACGATCCGGTGGAAAGAGGCggagggaggagaaggaaaaggaagcgGGCAGGTCTTTAAAGGGGCAGCAGctatttaaagcttttttttttttttttttttttttgacttttcctCCCGCCGCCTCCTCCCTCTTACATCCTAATCGTTGACGTCTAGCGCCCGTGGAGGTAGGCTCCCAGAAGCTCtcctggagcagccgggacaacaCACCTGCTGACCGCGACCGCTGCTGGACGCCTGACGGGAGGTGCGGGCTTGTGCACTTACCAGGGCACCTCGCGCACAGCTGCAACCCATTAGCCGGGCCGGGGGCAGCGGGGTCCAGGGCGGCGGAGGCTGGGACAACGCAGTACCTCCGGAGCTCGCCCTGGGCCACGAGGGGACCGCCACCATGGCGGAGGAAAACATCTTCCTGTTCGTGCCCAACCTCATCGGTGAGTGCTGCCCATGACCCAGGCCGGATACGAGGGCCACAGCGGCCGGGGCGGGGTGGGGTTTGAGCCAGGCTTCCACATGCCGCCCTGTCTCTCCCCACCGTTCTCTTCCAAGGTTATGCCCGGATCGTCTTCGCCATCATCGCCTTCTACTTCATGCCCTGTTGTCCACTCACGGCCTCCTCTTTCTACCTGCTCAGCGGGCTGCTGGACGCTTTTGATGGACACGCCGCCCGAGCCCTTAACCAAGGTGACGGACACCCCCTTGGAGCCTCTGCCCCTCTCCCTGACCCCGCTGAGGACATGGGGTGGGAGAAGTTTGGGGTCAGAGGGCTCTAAGCTGGCTCTTGAGACCCCTGCTAAGTTTACTGCTGCTGATGGCGGTGTCAGAGCCAGCCAGGACGTGGCTGTGGAGATGCTGGCAATCCCGTCACAGTTAACAGCAGCCAGGAAGGAGGGAGATGGAAGGTGGGTGGGGAAGGGTGCTTCCAGCTGTTTTCCTGTAGCCTGTCCCGCTGGGACCTCCCTGCTCCCCTGGCttgcctgggggggggggtcggGGAGAGCCTTGGACCTGGGTTTGCTGGGCCCTGCCTCTGTTTCAGGTTTTGGTGACCCCACAGCCCACCCAGAGTGGCCCGTGTTCCACTTTCTAGCATCACAGTGTTCCACCTGAAACGGGCacctgtccctcccctcccctggccctCCCCAAGCAGTGCCGCCCCACCTAACAGCCTCCTCTCTATGCACCACCCCTGACCCCATTTCCAGGAACCCGGTTTGGAGCCATGCTGGACATGCTGACCGACCGCTGTGCCACTATGTGTCTGCTGgtcaacctggccctgctctacCCTCGTGCCACGCTCCTCTTCCAGCTCAGCATGAGCCTGGACGTGGCCAGTCACTGGCTGCACCTGCACAGGTCTGTTGGGGCTGGGTgcgggggcaggggcaggtggccGATCCCACCCTGGGGGTGGTGCCTGAAATGTCCTGGGAGGGGGTCTTCATCTTAGCTCTGCTTTGCTGGGGAGCCTGGGGTCCCACAGGATCACCCCTCAACAGTCAAGTTCACAGTTGGGTTCAGCAGGTCCCAGGACATGCATCACTGGAGAAACTCAGTGGAAGCTCACACAAAGAGCCCTGGAAGCTGGCGgttgttgttgtgtgttttttttttttttttttttaagatatatgcgtttttattcaaaaggcagagttgcagagcgaggagacagagagattctatctgctgattgactctccggtagccacaatggccagagctgagccaatcacagCCAGTAACTAagagcatcttcctggtctccaacctgggtgcagggtcccaacctcttgggccatcctctgctgctttcccaggccacagggagggagctgatgggaagtaaaacagccaggacttgaattggtaccAGTATGCAAGGTGgacactgcagatggcagcttagcctactatgccacagtactggcccaaGTTTCAGAGGCATAGAGAGAtccctccccaagtgtctgccTTGGCCAGGACTGAGTTAGTTCAGAACAGAAGCTCTCCTCCAGGTTTCACACCTGGGTGGCCAGGTCCAATGATGTGAGCCAGAGTCTGCACTGGCTGTGACATTGGGAACACAgattgggagcagagcccagACCAAGACACGGGGACTGAGGTGTGTCTCCAGGATGGGTGCAACTGTTCCAAGGCGCATCTTGGTGACTAGAGCAGACCTCTGTCCCACAGGAAATTTCTCAATGTGGAGTCTGTCCCCTGACTCACCCCCCCAATCGGGACTTGTGGGGCATTGGGGCACTATGTAGCTGTGCCCCAATCTTTATCTGTGTAGGCACCCTTGCCACGTGGATTGATGAGGGGTCAGGTATGCACTGGTGCTGATTCAAGTAGCTCATTGGGTTGCCTCTCCCCCGTCCCATTTGCTCCCCCAGTTCCGTGGTCCGGGGCAGCGAGAGTCACAAGATGATTGACCTGTCAGGGAATCCAGTGCTACGGATCTACTACACCTCCAAGGTGAGCCTGGCCCACCATCCCTCACAATCCCCCAATCCCCCACTGCCCGGAGGTCCAAGGTCAGAGGGGGAGGGCACAGTAGCCGATAAGGACCAATCCAGACTCTGCCAGCCccccagggtgggaggggaggcccTGGTGCACCCTGGCTGAAGGAGCTGAGTGGCTGGGAGTGGAAGGGGGGAGTGGGACCAGAAAGTGTTTCTGGGAGTGAGGGCAGCAAATACGCACCCCCACTTGGTGCGGGAGGGGGTGATGGTGGGAGTGGGCAGGTGGCATGTGGCCCACTGCGCTTCCCCTCTGTGTGCAGCCCGCTCTGTTCACCATGTGCGCTGGAAACGAGCTCTTCTACTGCCTGCTCTACTTGTTCCACTTCTCCGAGGGACCCTTAGGTACGCGGAGGAAGCGAGGGAGGTgcacctgcctgcccagctgAGGGCTCCGTGCCCCCTCCCCTGacccccttctctcctcctcccctcccctgtagTCGGCTCCGTGGGGCTCTTCCGCGTGGGCCTGTGGATCACAGCCCCC
It contains:
- the LOC118757784 gene encoding putative protein T-ENOL isoform X1 yields the protein MASTPAKHEEAKDSRLCQAAVSPSEGPKFSLPHSEEFLSRISTELTDEALFIACCHVTPGPPKEKQTKDQGTQISQHVFCTKTRGTDTRSDRNRTRTKVHLLPSPRAKGALPTSLAATR
- the LOC118757784 gene encoding uncharacterized protein LOC118757784 isoform X2: MVTPLTRKGRASSARGPLPPQSGALCDALWSFSVYVLVRVERQSSPICLVHVPRCPQQAVFCTKTRGTDTRSDRNRTRTKVHLLPSPRAKGALPTSLAATR
- the CDIPT gene encoding CDP-diacylglycerol--inositol 3-phosphatidyltransferase — translated: MAEENIFLFVPNLIGYARIVFAIIAFYFMPCCPLTASSFYLLSGLLDAFDGHAARALNQGTRFGAMLDMLTDRCATMCLLVNLALLYPRATLLFQLSMSLDVASHWLHLHSSVVRGSESHKMIDLSGNPVLRIYYTSKPALFTMCAGNELFYCLLYLFHFSEGPLVGSVGLFRVGLWITAPVALLKSLISVIHLVTASRNMAALDAADRAKKK